A single window of Vicinamibacterales bacterium DNA harbors:
- the rpsT gene encoding 30S ribosomal protein S20 has product MASHESAVKAHRQSLVKREANRQYRARLRGALRSIRAAIDAGDPAKVKDALRSTISLVDKMAGKRVIHRNAAARYKSRLAKRVAGRSAA; this is encoded by the coding sequence ATGGCTAGTCACGAATCCGCCGTCAAGGCCCACCGCCAGAGTCTCGTCAAGCGGGAGGCGAACCGCCAGTACCGCGCCCGCCTCCGCGGCGCCCTGCGCTCGATCCGCGCCGCCATCGACGCGGGGGATCCGGCGAAGGTGAAGGACGCGCTCCGCAGCACGATTTCGCTCGTCGACAAGATGGCCGGCAAGAGGGTCATCCACCGCAACGCCGCCGCGCGCTACAAGTCGCGCCTGGCGAAGCGCGTCGCCGGGCGCAGCGCGGCCTAG
- a CDS encoding RNA-binding S4 domain-containing protein: MRLDVWLDVACLFKTRSEAKRAAEGGKVDVNGQAAKPHRDLKEGDEIEISRPFGRRQKVIVRVLAGQHMPRAQARLMYEDVTPKPTPEEVELRRMARLAAPFVRRPGAGAPDKRERRELRRMKRGGS, from the coding sequence ATGCGCCTTGACGTCTGGCTCGACGTGGCCTGTCTCTTCAAGACCCGCTCGGAAGCCAAGCGCGCGGCCGAGGGGGGCAAGGTCGACGTCAATGGGCAGGCGGCGAAGCCGCACCGCGACCTCAAGGAGGGGGACGAGATCGAGATCAGCCGGCCGTTCGGCCGGCGGCAGAAGGTCATCGTCCGTGTCCTGGCCGGGCAGCACATGCCCAGGGCGCAGGCGCGGCTGATGTACGAGGACGTGACGCCGAAGCCGACTCCCGAGGAAGTCGAACTGCGGCGGATGGCGCGGCTGGCGGCTCCCTTCGTGCGGCGGCCGGGGGCCGGCGCCCCGGACAAGCGCGAACGGCGGGAATTACGCCGGATGAAGCGCGGCGGGTCCTAG